GAATACTGGATGGGACCTTATCCTTTTTATGAAGATGGTTATCAGTTAATTGAAACTTCACATACCGGAATGGAACATCAAAGTGCAGTTTCTTATGGAAATTATTATAAACCTGGATATAGAGGCCGAGATCTGTCTGGAACCGGATGGGGAATGAAATGGGATTTTATCATCATTCACGAAAGTGGTCATGAATGGTTTGGAAATAATATCACAACAAATGACCTAGCCGATATGTGGGTTCATGAAGGATTTACAAACTACAGTGAAACCTTATTTGTTGATTATATTTTCGGAGAACAAGCAGGTAATGAATACAATGCTGGTACCCGAAAAGGAATAAGTAACGATAGACCAATTATACCAGATTACAATGTAAACGCACAAGGAAGTGGTGATATGTATCCAAAAGGAGGTAATATGCTACATTCGATTCGTCACGGTGTTGATAATGATGAATTATTTAGAAAAGTAATTAGAGGGTTAGGCAACCATTTTTACCACCAAACGGTTACTTCAAAACAAGTGGAAGATTATGTTTCAAAACATCTTAATTTCAATTACAGTAAGGTATTTGACCAATATTTGAGAACTACTCAAATTCCGAATTTTGAGTTTTATTTCAATGCTGATAAAACTAAAGTTTTCTACCGTTACAATAACTGTATAAGAGGTTTCAATTTACCTTTAACATTGAAAAATGGTACAACAAAAATAAAAGTTATACCTTCAGATCAATGGCAAAATAGTGCAATAACTAAAGACCAACAATCTTTATTTGATGTAGATGCCATTAAAAAAATGTACTATATCAATCCAATTTTGACTACTGAAGCAAAATAATAATCAATCATTTACAACATCACAATGAAAAAATCAACTTATCTGTTTCTCTGCTTAGTTTTCAATCTGTTTTTCTTTGTATCGAATGCCCAAAAATTAAAATGGACGAATGACAACAGCGGATATTATACTGTAGAAAAAGGAGAAATCATAAAATATAAATTGCCTGATTTTACCCGAACTAAAATAATTGATGCTTCACAACTTACACCCAAACAAGGCGGAAAGCCTTTAGAAATAAAAGATTTTGAATTCAGTCAAAATGAAAAATTAGTTTTGATTTATACGAATTCAAAAAAAGTATGGCGACAAGAAACCAGAGGTGATTATTGGCTTTATAATAAAGAAACAAATGAATTACACCAGATAGGAAAAGGCAAACCAGAATCTTCATTGATGTTTGCAAAATTATCTCCTGACAACAATTCTATTGCCTATGTAAGCAAACATAATTTATACGCTGAAGACATTAAATCAGGAAAAATAACGCCATTAACTAAAGATGGAACTGACCGCCTGATTAACGGAACTTTCGACTGGGCTTATGAAGAAGAATTCAATTGTAGAGATGGTTTTCGCTGGAGTCCTGATGGAAAAAGTATTGCTTTTTGGCAAATTGATGCTACTAAAATCAAGAACTTTTTATTAATCAATAATACCGATTCTATATACTCCTATACCATTCCCATCGAATACCCAAAAGTGGGAGAAGATCCATCAGCTTGTAAAGTTGGTGTTGTAAATATTTTGACACTGCAAACCACATGGATGAATGTTCCCGGAGATACAAAACAACATTATATTCCAATGATGCAATGGGTTCCAGATGGTTCTTCAATAATCCTTGAGCAACTGAATCGCAAACAAAATGAAGC
The Flavobacterium sp. 5 DNA segment above includes these coding regions:
- a CDS encoding M1 family aminopeptidase, with translation EYWMGPYPFYEDGYQLIETSHTGMEHQSAVSYGNYYKPGYRGRDLSGTGWGMKWDFIIIHESGHEWFGNNITTNDLADMWVHEGFTNYSETLFVDYIFGEQAGNEYNAGTRKGISNDRPIIPDYNVNAQGSGDMYPKGGNMLHSIRHGVDNDELFRKVIRGLGNHFYHQTVTSKQVEDYVSKHLNFNYSKVFDQYLRTTQIPNFEFYFNADKTKVFYRYNNCIRGFNLPLTLKNGTTKIKVIPSDQWQNSAITKDQQSLFDVDAIKKMYYINPILTTEAK